The following coding sequences are from one Streptomyces sp. NBC_01485 window:
- a CDS encoding STM4013/SEN3800 family hydrolase: MTEVVGSHDLLLVTLDTLRHDVAVELAEAGRIPNLARHLPGGRWEERHAPGSFTYAAHQAIFAGFLPTPAAPGPHPRLFAASFAGSETTADGTYVYDTPDLVSGLAKDGYHTVCIGGVGFFNKQGPLGSVLPGLFHESHWTPEFGVTSPHSFENQIARAEQIVRRLPHDQRLFLFVNVSALHQPNWFHLPGATREAGDSRATHAAALEYVDRHIGRLFAAASSRRRCFAIVCSDHGTAYGDDGYTGHRLGHESVWTVPYAHFFLDPAEAAV; the protein is encoded by the coding sequence ATGACCGAGGTGGTCGGCAGCCACGACCTGCTCCTCGTCACCCTCGACACCCTGCGCCACGACGTCGCCGTCGAGCTGGCGGAAGCGGGCCGCATCCCGAACCTGGCCCGCCACCTCCCTGGCGGCCGATGGGAGGAGCGGCACGCCCCGGGCAGCTTCACCTACGCCGCCCACCAGGCGATCTTCGCCGGCTTCCTGCCCACCCCGGCGGCGCCCGGCCCGCATCCGCGCCTGTTCGCGGCGAGCTTCGCGGGCAGTGAGACCACCGCCGACGGGACCTACGTCTACGACACCCCGGACCTCGTCTCCGGTCTGGCCAAGGACGGCTACCACACCGTGTGCATCGGGGGAGTGGGCTTCTTCAACAAGCAGGGCCCGCTGGGGTCGGTGCTGCCCGGCCTCTTCCACGAGTCCCACTGGACACCGGAGTTCGGCGTCACCTCACCCCACTCCTTCGAGAACCAGATCGCCCGCGCCGAGCAGATCGTCCGCCGACTCCCGCACGATCAAAGGCTGTTCCTCTTCGTCAACGTGTCCGCACTGCACCAGCCGAACTGGTTCCACCTGCCCGGCGCGACCCGCGAGGCAGGCGACAGCCGCGCGACGCACGCCGCCGCGCTGGAGTACGTCGACCGGCACATCGGCCGACTGTTCGCCGCCGCGAGCAGCAGACGCCGCTGCTTCGCGATCGTCTGCTCCGACCACGGCACCGCCTACGGCGACGACGGCTACACCGGCCACCGCCTCGGCCACGAGTCCGTGTGGACCGTGCCGTACGCCCACTTCTTCCTGGACCCCGCCGAGGCCGCCGTATGA
- a CDS encoding STM4012 family radical SAM protein: protein MTTAQLTSPYQHYVYAYPHKTAYRPLPERPSLKALWAAEPKDALSLYLHIPFCEVRCGFCNLFTRIGAPDGLTGAYLDALDRQATAVREALGAGADEVRFATAAFGGGTPTFLTAAELERLCDIAEHRMGADLRAVPLSVEASPATATADRLTVLAERGTTRLSLGIQSFVDAEARAAVRPQRRADVEAALGRIRDTAIPVLNIDLIYGIDGQTEQTWLHSLDAALAWRPEELYLYPLYVRPLTGLGRRGTDSDPAWDEQRLRLYRAGRDHLLAHGYTQQSMRMFRRTDAPPQGADDYACQTHGMIGLGCGARSYTAALHYSFDYAVGMHQIRGIIDDYVTKDDFAHAEFGHPMEDHDEPRRRHLLQSLLQAEGLQVADYRARFGGTPADDFGPELGRFADRGWLTDADPTTLRLTPEGLAHSDAIGPELFSPAVRAAMADYERK from the coding sequence ATGACCACCGCCCAGCTCACCAGCCCCTACCAGCACTACGTCTACGCCTACCCGCACAAGACGGCCTACCGCCCACTCCCCGAACGCCCGTCCCTGAAGGCCCTCTGGGCGGCCGAACCCAAGGACGCCCTCTCCCTCTACCTGCACATACCGTTCTGCGAGGTCCGCTGCGGCTTCTGCAACCTCTTCACCCGCATCGGCGCTCCCGACGGCCTGACCGGCGCCTACCTGGACGCCCTGGACCGTCAGGCCACCGCCGTACGCGAAGCCCTCGGGGCCGGCGCGGACGAGGTCCGGTTCGCCACGGCCGCGTTCGGCGGCGGCACCCCCACCTTCCTCACCGCCGCCGAGCTGGAGCGGCTCTGCGACATAGCCGAGCACCGCATGGGCGCCGACCTGCGCGCCGTCCCGCTCTCCGTCGAGGCCTCTCCCGCCACCGCCACGGCCGACCGGCTCACCGTCCTCGCCGAGCGCGGCACCACCCGGCTCAGCCTGGGCATCCAGAGCTTCGTCGACGCCGAGGCGCGGGCCGCCGTACGCCCACAGCGCCGCGCGGACGTCGAGGCGGCCCTCGGCCGCATCCGCGACACCGCCATCCCGGTCCTGAACATCGACCTCATCTACGGCATCGACGGCCAGACCGAGCAGACCTGGCTCCACTCCCTGGACGCGGCCCTCGCCTGGCGCCCCGAGGAGCTCTACCTCTACCCCCTCTACGTCCGCCCCCTCACCGGCCTGGGCAGACGAGGCACCGACTCCGACCCGGCCTGGGACGAGCAGAGGCTGCGGCTGTACCGCGCGGGCCGCGACCACCTCCTCGCGCACGGCTACACCCAGCAGTCCATGCGCATGTTCCGCCGCACCGACGCCCCGCCCCAGGGCGCCGACGACTACGCCTGCCAGACCCACGGCATGATCGGCCTCGGCTGCGGCGCCCGCTCCTACACGGCCGCGCTGCACTACTCCTTCGACTACGCCGTCGGCATGCACCAGATCCGGGGCATCATCGACGACTACGTCACCAAGGACGACTTCGCCCACGCCGAGTTCGGCCACCCCATGGAAGACCACGACGAGCCGCGCCGCCGTCACCTCCTTCAGTCGCTCCTCCAGGCCGAGGGACTCCAAGTGGCCGACTACCGGGCCCGTTTCGGCGGTACGCCCGCCGACGACTTCGGCCCGGAGCTCGGACGCTTCGCCGACCGCGGCTGGTTGACCGACGCCGACCCGACGACCCTCCGGCTCACCCCCGAGGGCCTCGCCCACTCCGACGCCATCGGCCCCGAACTGTTCTCCCCGGCCGTCCGCGCCGCCATGGCCGACTACGAGCGGAAGTGA
- a CDS encoding STM4011 family radical SAM protein, translated as MDLTLLYRGPLASCDYDCPYCPFAKRRDSTDRLRADRAALERFAEWAAAQADDRLSLLFTPWGEGLVRSWYRRALADLSRLPHIRRVAVQTNLSCRTDWLAEADPDTLALWCTYHPGQTPYDRFLAKCRDLTDRGIRFSVGIVGLAEHLEAARRLRADLPDHVYVWVNAAEGHTYTDAEADVWTALDPLFPYSRHPHTSGGLPCRTGESVISVDGEGTVRRCHFVRAELGNLYDGSYRAALRPRPCPLAVCDCHIGYVHLETLPLYDVFAGGVLERIPATAPAHTPVPALAQHSARITTIAMRAETSE; from the coding sequence ATGGACCTGACCCTTCTCTACCGCGGCCCGCTCGCTTCCTGCGACTACGACTGCCCCTACTGCCCGTTCGCCAAGCGCCGCGACTCCACCGACCGACTCCGCGCCGACCGCGCCGCGTTGGAGCGTTTCGCGGAGTGGGCGGCGGCCCAGGCCGACGACCGGCTGTCGCTCCTGTTCACCCCGTGGGGCGAGGGCCTGGTCCGCTCCTGGTACCGGCGCGCCCTCGCCGACCTCTCCCGCCTCCCGCACATCCGCCGGGTCGCCGTCCAGACCAACCTCAGCTGCCGCACCGACTGGCTCGCCGAGGCCGATCCCGACACCCTGGCCCTGTGGTGCACGTACCACCCGGGCCAGACGCCCTACGACCGCTTCCTCGCCAAGTGCCGTGACCTGACCGATCGCGGGATCCGCTTCAGCGTCGGGATCGTCGGCCTCGCCGAGCACCTGGAGGCGGCCCGCCGGCTCCGCGCCGACCTGCCCGACCACGTCTACGTGTGGGTCAACGCGGCCGAGGGGCACACGTACACCGATGCGGAGGCCGACGTGTGGACCGCCCTCGACCCGCTCTTCCCGTACAGCCGCCACCCGCACACCAGCGGCGGCCTGCCCTGCCGCACCGGCGAGTCCGTGATCTCGGTCGACGGCGAGGGCACGGTCCGCCGCTGTCACTTCGTCCGCGCGGAACTCGGCAACCTTTACGACGGCTCGTACCGGGCCGCCCTGCGCCCGCGCCCCTGCCCGCTCGCCGTCTGCGACTGCCACATCGGCTACGTCCACCTCGAGACGCTCCCGCTGTACGACGTCTTCGCGGGCGGCGTCCTCGAACGCATCCCGGCAACGGCCCCCGCCCACACCCCTGTGCCCGCCCTCGCACAGCACTCCGCCCGCATCACGACGATCGCGATGCGGGCGGAGACCAGCGAGTAG
- a CDS encoding glycoside hydrolase produces MARRIRSRRSLGAAALTALASGAALLSVPVQAHAEAAVTVTPDPSYQQEKFEGWGTSLVWFANATGDYPPAVREKLAKLLFGDDGLALNIARYNIGGGNAPDVKDYLRAGGAVEGWWKAPAGTTREDTDWWSADDPADWNKDADATQRWWVDHIKKDITHWETFSNSPPWFMTNSGYVSGGFDANADQLKADSVDDFAAYLAGATKRLEKAEGIKVDTIDPFNEPNTGYWGTQLGADGQPVGGRQEGAHIGPELQQRVLAALAPALKKAKVKAGISAMDETNPSLFATNWNAYSQASRDLVDQMNVHTYGTGQRTTVRDLAKAAGKPLWMSEVEGDWGDGQSFTDMRPGLGLAQQMVNDLRELEPTAWVFWQPVEDYDNMKPGGETAKGGNWGSIQLPFSCAKADTLQSCPIFTNTKFDTARNFTHFIKPGDKLIKVDDTSSAAAVTADGKGASLVHVNSTTAARTVTIDLGKFRTVKGNATVTPTVTSADGKLKQQAPVKVVDGKATYTVPAQSVTSFAVKGVSGVAKNAGLFSKGHSYTLTGVQSGKAVTVSAGGTNLVLGSANGTVAQEWQLDARHGEKGARQRYVFANPAEGKRLAVRDNVPVIEPDTGKQDPATEWTMSTTGDGTWTLVNAATGRLLEVGGQATNEGAAVTTWLANSNANQRWRVTDVTP; encoded by the coding sequence ATGGCACGCCGTATCCGTAGCAGACGGTCCCTCGGGGCCGCGGCACTCACCGCGCTGGCCAGCGGGGCCGCCCTGCTCAGCGTCCCCGTGCAGGCGCACGCCGAGGCCGCCGTCACCGTGACGCCGGACCCGTCGTACCAGCAGGAGAAGTTCGAGGGCTGGGGCACCAGCCTGGTCTGGTTCGCCAACGCCACCGGCGACTATCCCCCGGCGGTCCGCGAGAAGCTCGCCAAGCTGCTCTTCGGCGACGACGGTCTCGCGCTGAACATCGCCCGCTACAACATCGGCGGCGGCAACGCGCCGGACGTGAAGGACTATCTGCGGGCCGGCGGGGCGGTCGAGGGCTGGTGGAAGGCTCCTGCGGGCACCACCCGCGAGGACACCGACTGGTGGAGCGCGGACGACCCGGCCGACTGGAACAAGGACGCCGACGCCACCCAGCGCTGGTGGGTGGACCACATCAAGAAGGACATCACCCACTGGGAGACGTTCAGCAACTCCCCGCCGTGGTTCATGACGAACAGCGGGTACGTGTCCGGCGGCTTCGACGCCAACGCCGACCAGTTGAAGGCCGACTCGGTCGACGACTTCGCCGCCTACCTCGCGGGGGCGACGAAGCGGCTGGAGAAGGCCGAGGGCATCAAGGTCGACACGATCGACCCCTTCAACGAGCCCAACACCGGCTACTGGGGCACCCAGTTGGGCGCGGACGGCCAGCCCGTCGGCGGCCGCCAGGAGGGCGCCCACATCGGCCCCGAGCTCCAGCAGAGGGTGCTTGCCGCGCTGGCGCCCGCGCTGAAGAAGGCCAAGGTCAAGGCCGGGATATCGGCGATGGACGAGACCAACCCGTCGCTCTTCGCGACGAACTGGAACGCGTACTCGCAGGCGTCCAGGGACCTCGTCGACCAGATGAACGTCCACACCTACGGCACCGGGCAGCGCACCACCGTGCGCGACCTCGCCAAGGCCGCCGGCAAGCCGCTGTGGATGAGCGAGGTCGAGGGCGACTGGGGCGACGGGCAGAGCTTCACCGACATGCGGCCGGGCCTCGGGCTCGCCCAGCAGATGGTGAACGACCTGCGCGAACTGGAGCCCACCGCCTGGGTGTTCTGGCAGCCGGTCGAGGACTACGACAACATGAAGCCGGGCGGCGAGACCGCCAAGGGCGGCAACTGGGGTTCCATCCAGCTCCCGTTCAGCTGCGCCAAGGCGGACACGCTCCAGTCCTGCCCGATCTTCACGAACACCAAGTTCGACACCGCGCGCAACTTCACGCACTTCATCAAGCCCGGCGACAAGCTGATCAAGGTGGACGACACCTCCAGCGCCGCCGCCGTGACCGCGGACGGCAAGGGCGCCTCTCTCGTCCACGTCAACTCCACCACCGCGGCCCGTACGGTCACCATCGACCTGGGCAAGTTCCGCACCGTCAAGGGCAACGCGACCGTCACGCCGACCGTGACCAGCGCCGACGGCAAGCTCAAGCAGCAGGCCCCGGTCAAGGTCGTGGACGGCAAGGCCACGTACACCGTGCCGGCCCAGTCCGTGACCTCCTTCGCCGTCAAGGGCGTCTCGGGTGTCGCGAAGAACGCGGGCCTGTTCAGCAAGGGCCACTCGTACACGCTGACCGGCGTGCAGAGCGGCAAGGCGGTGACCGTCTCGGCGGGCGGCACGAACCTGGTCCTCGGCTCGGCCAACGGCACCGTCGCGCAGGAGTGGCAGTTGGACGCCCGGCACGGCGAGAAGGGCGCCCGCCAGCGCTACGTCTTCGCCAACCCGGCCGAGGGCAAGCGCCTCGCCGTCCGCGACAACGTGCCGGTGATCGAACCGGACACCGGCAAGCAGGACCCGGCCACCGAGTGGACCATGTCGACCACCGGTGACGGGACGTGGACCCTGGTCAACGCGGCCACCGGGCGCCTCCTCGAAGTCGGCGGCCAGGCGACCAACGAGGGCGCGGCCGTCACGACGTGGCTGGCCAACTCCAATGCCAACCAGCGCTGGAGGGTCACGGACGTGACCCCGTAG